A stretch of Planococcus citri chromosome 5, ihPlaCitr1.1, whole genome shotgun sequence DNA encodes these proteins:
- the LOC135849377 gene encoding uncharacterized protein LOC135849377 isoform X2, with translation MLLYIIFIIGTYILNKEVEAARKYDYTGCFDITDKSKILYQNAKKDEKLSPRSCVDFCYERQLAYAGLYKNECRCGQNQPSDLIRRSYRDCDYPCPGDKTFRCGGELKTSIYETGIAAKGEDAIPSKVYLGCYPDNDPKHKILPHLLDESEYAAVTFCQKICYREGFRYFGLSDNRKCWCGDSAPFPDKAVSEDNCRLICDGYGGDYCGGKSMLSLYATGILDIPEYGRHIGCYNNVNFKDIKTDLTMQLSKSNSNGRCMNLCDQKGFKYAGTQRGSQCFCMNKPPSATFRGDDSKCDDAPCSGEPTSTCGSNDGMKIFRTRRTDEIQPVVVRYLGCFSDQKVFPTMEGTKVTVEKKLTSSYCIETCRLKGYAFSGVESGTDCYCSHAFPSIHMKVRDEECNIPCSGNRTEYCGGQFKIGVYDNGMPHPHAFVHYSYTGCYKDDEIGVKLMEGTMEDMANLTPSVCHKHCLQAGFLYFGLTMLSDSSERCLCSDQEPQEQLHTSDSDCQKKCSGDPTKMCGNDWRVAVYRTGLSDNEHVYEGCYQNDGNLLIDKQYSLTKSITPKRCQRFCDLLGYKYSGVEEGKTCRCGTEFPSHVTRKSQSDCHIRCLGDFAETCGGHRKHVQVYRVTSQPGENAEQSSEPIFYDNFEKMDTSVWGYSIKVASDPDYEFVSYERCHHVVAIADNADILHLKPKIQPYEYSDTSFGTQSCTRIKNGVDCSKKPENNYILPPLQAGQIHTKNSFSFKYGKVEVQAKMPMGDWIVPQIWLMPTKNEYGKNYLSGQIRIAMARGNEKFECSNVNHGYQRVEMGVYIGPDYDVKQKIFYKTVPEGWADKFHNYTTIWLPDKISFLIDDEEIGTIQPGSGQTIRQILGTPQDIEYVYRNSANKMAPFDKEFHLSLGLHVGGIRDFPDNCISTPKKPWSNSSPQSMLDFWKDNKQWFKTWKGTNAALQIEQIKVWAL, from the exons ATGTTACtttatatcatttttatcaTCGGCACGTACATTCTAAACAAAG AGGTCGAGGCTGCTAGAAAATATGATTATACGGGATGTTTCGATATTAccgataaatcaaaaatattgtatcaaaatgcgaaaaaagacgaaaaattaTCGCCCCGAAGCTGCGTGGATTTTTGTTACGAAAGACAGTTAGCTTATGCAGGATTATATAA aaaCGAATGTCGTTGTGGTCAAAATCAACCGTCTGATTTGATCAGAAGGAGCTACAGGGATTGCGATTATCCCTGCCCAGGAGATAAGACTTTCAGATGCGGGGGAGAACTGAAAACCTCGATTTACGAGACTGGCATAGCTG CAAAAGGTGAGGATGCCATTCCATCCAAAGTCTATCTCGGTTGTTACCCGGATAATGACCCCAAGCATAAAATATTACCTCATTTACTGGACGAGTCCGAGTACGCTGCAGTaaccttttgtcaaaaaatctgctACAGAGAAGGCTTCAGATACTTTGGATTATCCGATAA TCGAAAATGCTGGTGTGGTGATTCAGCACCATTTCCTGATAAAGCAGTCTCTGAAGACAATTGTCGACTGATATGCGACGGCTACGGAGGAGACTACTGCGGAGGGAAATCAATGTTAAGTTTATACGCTACCGGAATCCTTG ATATCCCCGAATATGGCAGACATATCGGATGCTACAATAATGTGAATTTCAAGGATATAAAAACCGATCTCACGATGCAGCTGAGCAAATCCAACTCGAACGGACGCTGCATGAATTTATGCGATCAGAAAGGATTTAAATACGCGGGAACTCAGAGAGG atcacAATGCTTTTGCATGAATAAACCACCATCGGCCACTTTCCGCGGAGACGATAGTAAATGTGATGATGCTCCATGTTCTGGAGAACCTACTAGTACTTGTGGAAGTAATGATGGGATGAAAATATTCCGAACTAGACGCACAG ATGAAATACAGCCCGTGGTTGTTCGTTATCTGGGTTGTTTCTCCGATCAAAAAGTTTTTCCTACCATGGAGGGTACTAAAGTAACTGTTGAAAAGAAATTAACTTCATCTTATTGCATCGAAACGTGTAGATTGAAAGGTTACGCTTTCTCTGGAGTTGAATCTGG AACGGATTGTTACTGCAGTCATGCTTTCCCTTCGATACACATGAAAGTCAGAGATGAAGAATGTAATATTCCTTGCAGTGGTAATCGTACTGAATATTGCGGAGGACAATTTAAAATTGGCGTGTACGATAATGGAATGCCTC ATCCGCATGCTTTTGTTCATTATTCTTATACGGGTTGCTATAAAGATGATGAAATAGGAGTCAAGTTGATGGAAGGAACGATGGAAGATATGGCCAATTTAACACCGTCTGTTTGTCACAAGCATTGCTTACAAGCAGGTTTCTTGTACTTTGGATTAACTATGCTCAGTGACAGCAG TGAAAGATGCTTGTGTAGCGATCAAGAACCTCAAGAGCAACTTCACACGAGCGATAGCGATTGCCAAAAGAAATGTAGCGGAGATCCTACAAAAATGTGCGGAAATGATTGGAGAGTTGCTGTATACAGAACTGGACTTTCAG ATAATGAACACGTTTACGAAGGATGTTATCAAAACGATGGCAATTTATTGATCGACAAACAGTACTCGTTGACTAAATCAATTACTCCGAAAAGATGTCAGAGGTTTTGCGATCTATTAGGATACAAGTATTCTGGAGTTGAAGAAGG AAAAACTTGTCGATGCGGAACCGAGTTCCCAAGCCATGTGACACGTAAAAGTCAAAGCGATTGCCATATCAGATGTCTTGGTGATTTTGCAGAGACTTGCGGTGGTCATAGAAAACACGTTCAAGTCTATCGAGTCACAA GTCAACCAGGTGAAAATGCGGAACAATCAAGTGAACCAATATTTTacgataatttcgaaaaaatggacacttctgTTTGGGGCTATAGCATCAAAGTGGCCAGCGATCCG GATTACGAATTCGTCTCTTACGAAAGATGCCATCATGTCGTTGCCATCGCTGACAATGCAGATATACTGCACCTCAAACCAAAAATACAACCTTACGAATACTCAGATACATCGTTCGGAACACAATC CTGTACGAGAATAAAAAATGGAGTCGACTGCAGCAAGAAACCAGAGAATAATTATATTTTACCACCTTTGCAAGCTGGACAAATCCATACCAAAAACAGCTTCTCATTCAAGTATGGAAAAGTCGAAGTGCAGGCCAAGATGCCAATGGGCGATTGGATAGTTCCTC AAATTTGGCTCATGCCAACCAAAAACGAATACGGAAAGAATTACCTATCGGGTCAAATTCGTATCGCTATGGCTCGAGGTAACGAGAAATTCGAGTGCTCTAACGTCAATCATGGTTATCAACGGGTTGAAATGGGAGTCTACATAGGTCCTGATTACGACGTGAAACAGAAAATATTCTACAAGACTGTACCCGAAGGTTGGGCCGATAAATTTCACAATTACACCACTATCTGGCTTCCtg ATAAAATATCTTTCCTAATTGACGACGAGGAAATAGGAACAATACAACCAGGATCAGGGCAAACGATACGTCAAATTTTAGGTACACCTCAAGATATCGAATACGTTTACAGAAACTCAGCTAACAAAATGGCTCCTTTCGATAAAGAG TTTCACCTTTCCTTGGGACTTCACGTTGGTGGTATTAGAGATTTCCCTGATAATTGTATTTCAACTCCAAAAAAACCATGGTCCAATTCTTCTCCACAA TCCATGCTGGATTTCTGGAAAGATAACAAACAATGGTTCAAAACATGGAAAGGTACAAACGCAGCATTACAAATTGAGCAAATCAAAGTGTGGGCACTGTAA
- the LOC135849377 gene encoding uncharacterized protein LOC135849377 isoform X1: MLLYIIFIIGTYILNKEVEAARKYDYTGCFDITDKSKILYQNAKKDEKLSPRSCVDFCYERQLAYAGLYKNECRCGQNQPSDLIRRSYRDCDYPCPGDKTFRCGGELKTSIYETGIAEIYYSQQTRGRVRKSPYYDNQWWDCFVNGVTKLVQNILRDIDGNYRRPVASANRIHHVQHVEKPVYHIERPVYHVQNPVYHVEKPAQHVERPPQHVERPTQHVEIPVQHVERPAQHVEIPVQHVEKPVQHAEKEIVQNRLQTKNTTKGEDAIPSKVYLGCYPDNDPKHKILPHLLDESEYAAVTFCQKICYREGFRYFGLSDNRKCWCGDSAPFPDKAVSEDNCRLICDGYGGDYCGGKSMLSLYATGILDIPEYGRHIGCYNNVNFKDIKTDLTMQLSKSNSNGRCMNLCDQKGFKYAGTQRGSQCFCMNKPPSATFRGDDSKCDDAPCSGEPTSTCGSNDGMKIFRTRRTDEIQPVVVRYLGCFSDQKVFPTMEGTKVTVEKKLTSSYCIETCRLKGYAFSGVESGTDCYCSHAFPSIHMKVRDEECNIPCSGNRTEYCGGQFKIGVYDNGMPHPHAFVHYSYTGCYKDDEIGVKLMEGTMEDMANLTPSVCHKHCLQAGFLYFGLTMLSDSSERCLCSDQEPQEQLHTSDSDCQKKCSGDPTKMCGNDWRVAVYRTGLSDNEHVYEGCYQNDGNLLIDKQYSLTKSITPKRCQRFCDLLGYKYSGVEEGKTCRCGTEFPSHVTRKSQSDCHIRCLGDFAETCGGHRKHVQVYRVTSQPGENAEQSSEPIFYDNFEKMDTSVWGYSIKVASDPDYEFVSYERCHHVVAIADNADILHLKPKIQPYEYSDTSFGTQSCTRIKNGVDCSKKPENNYILPPLQAGQIHTKNSFSFKYGKVEVQAKMPMGDWIVPQIWLMPTKNEYGKNYLSGQIRIAMARGNEKFECSNVNHGYQRVEMGVYIGPDYDVKQKIFYKTVPEGWADKFHNYTTIWLPDKISFLIDDEEIGTIQPGSGQTIRQILGTPQDIEYVYRNSANKMAPFDKEFHLSLGLHVGGIRDFPDNCISTPKKPWSNSSPQSMLDFWKDNKQWFKTWKGTNAALQIEQIKVWAL, encoded by the exons ATGTTACtttatatcatttttatcaTCGGCACGTACATTCTAAACAAAG AGGTCGAGGCTGCTAGAAAATATGATTATACGGGATGTTTCGATATTAccgataaatcaaaaatattgtatcaaaatgcgaaaaaagacgaaaaattaTCGCCCCGAAGCTGCGTGGATTTTTGTTACGAAAGACAGTTAGCTTATGCAGGATTATATAA aaaCGAATGTCGTTGTGGTCAAAATCAACCGTCTGATTTGATCAGAAGGAGCTACAGGGATTGCGATTATCCCTGCCCAGGAGATAAGACTTTCAGATGCGGGGGAGAACTGAAAACCTCGATTTACGAGACTGGCATAGCTG AAATCTACTATTCTCAACAAACGAGGGGGAGAGTTCGAAAAAGTCCGTATTACGATAATCAATGGTGGGATTGTTTTGTGAACGGTGTGACGAAGctagttcaaaatattttacgCGACATTGACGGCAACTACCGCAGACCTGTTGCTAGTGCTAACAGGATACACCACGTACAACACGTGGAAAAGCCTGTGTATCATATAGAAAGGCCAGTGTATCACGTGCAAAATCCTGTATATCACGTGGAAAAGCCTGCACAACACGTAGAACGGCCTCCACAACACGTGGAAAGGCCTACACAACACGTGGAAATTCCTGTGCAACACGTGGAAAGGCCTGCACAACACGTGGAAATTCCTGTACAACACGTAGAAAAGCCTGTGCAACACGCGGAGAAGGAGATTGTGCAAAATAGACTACAAACCAAAAATACTA CAAAAGGTGAGGATGCCATTCCATCCAAAGTCTATCTCGGTTGTTACCCGGATAATGACCCCAAGCATAAAATATTACCTCATTTACTGGACGAGTCCGAGTACGCTGCAGTaaccttttgtcaaaaaatctgctACAGAGAAGGCTTCAGATACTTTGGATTATCCGATAA TCGAAAATGCTGGTGTGGTGATTCAGCACCATTTCCTGATAAAGCAGTCTCTGAAGACAATTGTCGACTGATATGCGACGGCTACGGAGGAGACTACTGCGGAGGGAAATCAATGTTAAGTTTATACGCTACCGGAATCCTTG ATATCCCCGAATATGGCAGACATATCGGATGCTACAATAATGTGAATTTCAAGGATATAAAAACCGATCTCACGATGCAGCTGAGCAAATCCAACTCGAACGGACGCTGCATGAATTTATGCGATCAGAAAGGATTTAAATACGCGGGAACTCAGAGAGG atcacAATGCTTTTGCATGAATAAACCACCATCGGCCACTTTCCGCGGAGACGATAGTAAATGTGATGATGCTCCATGTTCTGGAGAACCTACTAGTACTTGTGGAAGTAATGATGGGATGAAAATATTCCGAACTAGACGCACAG ATGAAATACAGCCCGTGGTTGTTCGTTATCTGGGTTGTTTCTCCGATCAAAAAGTTTTTCCTACCATGGAGGGTACTAAAGTAACTGTTGAAAAGAAATTAACTTCATCTTATTGCATCGAAACGTGTAGATTGAAAGGTTACGCTTTCTCTGGAGTTGAATCTGG AACGGATTGTTACTGCAGTCATGCTTTCCCTTCGATACACATGAAAGTCAGAGATGAAGAATGTAATATTCCTTGCAGTGGTAATCGTACTGAATATTGCGGAGGACAATTTAAAATTGGCGTGTACGATAATGGAATGCCTC ATCCGCATGCTTTTGTTCATTATTCTTATACGGGTTGCTATAAAGATGATGAAATAGGAGTCAAGTTGATGGAAGGAACGATGGAAGATATGGCCAATTTAACACCGTCTGTTTGTCACAAGCATTGCTTACAAGCAGGTTTCTTGTACTTTGGATTAACTATGCTCAGTGACAGCAG TGAAAGATGCTTGTGTAGCGATCAAGAACCTCAAGAGCAACTTCACACGAGCGATAGCGATTGCCAAAAGAAATGTAGCGGAGATCCTACAAAAATGTGCGGAAATGATTGGAGAGTTGCTGTATACAGAACTGGACTTTCAG ATAATGAACACGTTTACGAAGGATGTTATCAAAACGATGGCAATTTATTGATCGACAAACAGTACTCGTTGACTAAATCAATTACTCCGAAAAGATGTCAGAGGTTTTGCGATCTATTAGGATACAAGTATTCTGGAGTTGAAGAAGG AAAAACTTGTCGATGCGGAACCGAGTTCCCAAGCCATGTGACACGTAAAAGTCAAAGCGATTGCCATATCAGATGTCTTGGTGATTTTGCAGAGACTTGCGGTGGTCATAGAAAACACGTTCAAGTCTATCGAGTCACAA GTCAACCAGGTGAAAATGCGGAACAATCAAGTGAACCAATATTTTacgataatttcgaaaaaatggacacttctgTTTGGGGCTATAGCATCAAAGTGGCCAGCGATCCG GATTACGAATTCGTCTCTTACGAAAGATGCCATCATGTCGTTGCCATCGCTGACAATGCAGATATACTGCACCTCAAACCAAAAATACAACCTTACGAATACTCAGATACATCGTTCGGAACACAATC CTGTACGAGAATAAAAAATGGAGTCGACTGCAGCAAGAAACCAGAGAATAATTATATTTTACCACCTTTGCAAGCTGGACAAATCCATACCAAAAACAGCTTCTCATTCAAGTATGGAAAAGTCGAAGTGCAGGCCAAGATGCCAATGGGCGATTGGATAGTTCCTC AAATTTGGCTCATGCCAACCAAAAACGAATACGGAAAGAATTACCTATCGGGTCAAATTCGTATCGCTATGGCTCGAGGTAACGAGAAATTCGAGTGCTCTAACGTCAATCATGGTTATCAACGGGTTGAAATGGGAGTCTACATAGGTCCTGATTACGACGTGAAACAGAAAATATTCTACAAGACTGTACCCGAAGGTTGGGCCGATAAATTTCACAATTACACCACTATCTGGCTTCCtg ATAAAATATCTTTCCTAATTGACGACGAGGAAATAGGAACAATACAACCAGGATCAGGGCAAACGATACGTCAAATTTTAGGTACACCTCAAGATATCGAATACGTTTACAGAAACTCAGCTAACAAAATGGCTCCTTTCGATAAAGAG TTTCACCTTTCCTTGGGACTTCACGTTGGTGGTATTAGAGATTTCCCTGATAATTGTATTTCAACTCCAAAAAAACCATGGTCCAATTCTTCTCCACAA TCCATGCTGGATTTCTGGAAAGATAACAAACAATGGTTCAAAACATGGAAAGGTACAAACGCAGCATTACAAATTGAGCAAATCAAAGTGTGGGCACTGTAA